In a genomic window of Epinephelus fuscoguttatus linkage group LG23, E.fuscoguttatus.final_Chr_v1:
- the LOC125884116 gene encoding zinc finger MYM-type protein 1-like codes for MRGGISGVQKRIQDVYPNAHYIHCYAHRLNLIMQQACRHIFKVRGFFANLTGFASFFHLSAKWMAVLTEVLNHRLPVTSNVRWDFRGRIVNTVFEHREDLIQCFKTICDSGDFDDTTVRATTGFVFLLEEEEFQFFLQLFHNIMPHVDILYAQLQKRSIDSVHIRWSIQQFQHQLEAIRDTLHSPPEQSSGSQPPGAHLLPEQSSGSGAKRRRTATSREELHQIAAEVCNTILGHSRERFPSHNTLSVPPCCRATSLKPTRWLFGGTEHHLEGLPNAQWKYAEDRT; via the exons ATGCGTGGTGGCATATCAGGTGTTCAGAAGAGAATTCAAGATGTGTACCCAAATGCCCATTACATCCACTGCTATGCACATCGGCTCAATCTGATAATGCAACAGGCCTGCCGTCACATTTTCAAGGTGAGAGGTTTTTTTGCTAACCTCACTGGATTTGCCAGCTTTTTTCACCTGTCAGCTAAGTGGATGGCTGTTCTTACTGAAGTTTTGAACCACAGACTGCCCGTAACCAGCAATGTGAGATGGGACTTCCGCGGCCGCATTGTCAATACAGTTTTTGAGCACAGAGAGGACCTCATCCAGTGTTTTAAAACCATTTGCGACTCAGGTGACTTTGACGACACAACTGTCAGAGCCACAACAGGCTTTGTGTTCTTACTGGAGGAAGAAGAATTTCAGTTCTTTTTGCAGCTTTTCCACAACATCATGCCACATGTGGACATCCTGTATGCCCAGCTCCAGAAGAGGAGCATTGATTCTGTCCATATCAGATGGTCCATCCAGCAGTTCCAGCACCAGTTAGAAGCCATCAG GGACACTCTCCATTCCCCACCTGAGCAAAGCAGTGGCTCTCAGCCACCTGGAGCCCATTTGCTGCCTGAGCAAAGCAGTGGCTCTGGAGCAAAGAGGCGTAGAACGGCCACCAGCAGAGAGGAGCTTCATCAGATTGCAGCAGAG GTCTGTAATACCATATTGGGACACAGCAGGGAGCGTTTTCCTTCACACAACACCTTGTCAGTGCCACCTTGCTGCAGAGCAACCAGCTTGAAACCTACAAGATGGCTTTTCGGAGGCACTGAGCACCACCTTGAAGGCCTACCCAATGCTCAATGGAAGTACGCTGAAGACAGAACTTGA